The genomic window CAGGATCAGAAAATCATACTTAGGTTTGTACAGCGAACGATCTAAGACGATGGGCTCTTAAGACTTTGGGCTCTAAGGTTTCGGGCGATGAATTCCGAGCATCTCGGCCATCCTCACCAAATCAGCCAACGATTTCGCACCCATCTTCTTCATGACCTGCCCGCGGTGGATCTTCACCGTAATCTCAGCAATTCCAATCTGCGCTGCGATTTGCTTGTTCATGAACCCGGCAGCGACCAAAGCCAGCACATCGCGTTCCCGGGGAGTCAGGGTCGCGAGAACCGCCTGCAAATCCGAGAGAGCCTTTGCATCGATCCGCCGCTTTCTGTCACGCTTGATCGCCGTCGCCACGGCATCGAGCATATCCTGATCGCGAAACGGCTTGGTCAGGAAATCTATGGCGCCGGCTTTCATCGCCTTGACCGTCATTGGAATGTCGCCATGCCCCGTGATGAAAATGATCGGGATGTGGATGCCGGCCTTCACCAAGTCAGCCTGAAAATCCAGGCCGCTCAAGCGGGGCAACCTGACGTCGAGGACAAGGCAACTGGCAACATCCGGAAGCTTACTCTGCAGAAACTCGGGCGCTGAGCCGAACAGCTCAACCCGCAAGCCCACTGACCGGAAAAGATTCCCGAGCGCGTCGCGAACTGAGGCATCATCGTCGATAATGAAGACGATCGGCTCCTCAGCGCCCGCGAGATCGCGAGCCGATGTTTGGCGCCCAGCCACGACTTTTTATCCTCCCTGGCGATAAGCCAACGAAGCTAAGATGAGCTTACCAGAGCAAAGCATCATTTTGCCCACAAATCGATAAACCGCCTTGCCGGTTGCAAATTCCTCTCAAGGTCGAGAATGGCGGAGGAGGCGACCGCTGGTGGTGCGCCAAGCCTGCGCTCACACGTTTCGTTTCGGCCTGCGCCCCGCTGCTGCCGCTTTACTCGCGGGACAGATCGAGACAAGCTACCGATGTGGCAAATGGGTGACTTGCGGCGCGAGCCGGCAGCTTGTGCTCCGTCGCTCTCGATCTGGGAGCGTCAGCTTGCCAGATTGACCGAACGACAAAGTCCGATCGTGACACTAGTGTTCCGGTTCTGACATTCGTATTACCTCGCAGCAGGCACTTTACGAATGTCAGAACCAAAGGAACACTAGCAAATAAGAAATTCTAGTGGTCCGATTCTAACGTTCGCATCCCGTTGGGGCAGCCATTTTTGCGAACGTTAGAATCGAAAGACCACTAGCAAAGTTATAAATCTAGTGCGGTTTTGTATCTGACGTTCGTATGATGGACCTGTGACCAATTCTGATACGAACGTCAGATACACCGCACTAGCGTGGCTTTTGGCTCTGACGTTCCTTCGAAGAGTGCGCAGCAAACTGAAAGGAACGTCAGAGCCGCCACACTAGGACCAACCGGCATGTTCACCGACATGCTCCAGGCGAGGCGTGACATGCGGACGGAACAGCACGTGGGAGATGCTGCGACTTCGCCCACAAGAGTCACGTCGCGTGCTCTTGCCGTTATTTGCGCGGCCATCGCTATCGCCGTCTTCATCCTTGACACAATGACCCCCGCAGAGAACGTTCTCGCCGTGCTGTACGTGGGGGTCGTGCTGCTATCGACCAGGTTTCTTCAGAAGCGTGGCGTTGTGCTGGTGTCGTTGGGGTTAATGGCGCTGACGGTACTCAGCCATTTGCTGTTGAAGGGCGATAACTCGCCAGGCATCGCCTCTTCGAACCTCCTTCTCAGCCTGACGGTGATCGGCGTGACGGCTTTCCTCGCCGTGCAAAGCCAATCGAGAGAAATGGTGCTGCGCGAGCAGGCGGGACTTCTGGACCTCACCCACGACACAGTCTTCGTACGCGACATGAACGACGCCATCATCTACTGGAACCGCGGCGCCGAGGAACTGTACGGATGGAAAAAAGGGGAAGCCCTCGGCAAGATCACGCACGAACTCATGCAGACGATCTTTCCCATGCCGCTCGAAGACATCATGGCAGAGTTGCTCCGCACTGGCCGCTGGGAAGGGGAATTGGTCCACACGAAGAAAGACGGCACGCAGGCGGTCGTGGCAAGCCGGTGGTCGGTGCAACGGGACGCAAGCGGACAACCCGTCGCGATCCTGGAGACCAATAACGACATCACTGAGCGCAAGCATGCCGAAGATGCTTTGCGGCGAAGCGATGCCTATTTGGCGGAAGCACAAAAATTAAGTCTCACGGGCAGCTTCGGCTGGAAAGTTTCGAGCGGAGAGCTCTACTGGTCGGAGGAGAGCTTCAGGATTCTTGGATACGACCGAACAACCAAGCCTTCACTCGAACTCCTCATACAAAGAACCCATCCGACTGACATCGCCCGAGTTCGGCAACTGATGGACCGCGCTTCATGCGACGGGAACGACTGGGAGATCGAACATCAACTCCTTTTGCCTAATGGCGCAGTCAAGTCCGTGCACGTTGTGGCTCGCGCCGTAAGAGATGAATCGGGCAAGGTCGAGTTCGTTGGAGCCATCATGGATGTCTCCGAGGCCAAGCGGGCGGAACAAAAGTTGCGTCAGGCAGAGGCGGAACTCGCTCACATCACACGCATCACGACTTTGGGCGAGCTGACGGCCTCGATCGCGCACGAAGTCAACCAGCCCATCACCGGGGTGGTCACCAACGCCGCGGCCGCCTTGCGCTGGCTGGGGGCTGAACCGCCCAATCTGGACGAGGTTCGCGAGATGCTCGGCCGTATCGTCAAGGACGGCGGCCGTGCCGGCGATGTCATCCACCGGATCCGAGCCCTTATCAAGAAGGCGCCCCCACGCATGGCTCCGTTGGACATCAATGAGACCGTCCGCGATGTCGTTGCCCTGACCCGAAGCGAATTGCTGAAGCATAACGTCTCGCTGCAGACCGAGCTCGCCGCGAATTTGCCGTTGATCGAAGGCGATCGCATCCAGCTGCAACAGGTCATTCTCAACCTGATCCTCAACGCGGTCGAAGCCATGAGTGATGTCAACGAGGGCACGCGGGAAGTGCAGATCAGCACGGCGAGGGAGGGTTTGAGCAGCGTGCGCGTCACTGTGCGGGATTTCGGCCCGGGGCTGGACCCGCAGAGTGCGGACCATCTGTTCGAGGCGTTCTACACCACCAAGCCCGACGGCTTGGGCATGGGCCTACCGATCTGCCGTTCGATCATCGAGGCTCATGGCGGACGGTTGTGGGTTTCCGCCAATACGCCTCGGGGTGCCGTCTTTCAGTTCACCCTCGCTCCTGAAGGGAATGACGCCTTCGCTGCGGAAGAGTTCAAAGCACAAGGCGGCTTGTCGTAAACGCCGCGCATACCACACCATGATGGCGTCAAGCCGGACAAGGAAACCGCGCTCCCTTGAGGGGGGTAGGGAGCGGGTCAGGAGCGCGGCCAAGTCCGGATGAAGTCTGGGATGAGTTTTCTGAGGTAG from Nitrobacteraceae bacterium AZCC 1564 includes these protein-coding regions:
- a CDS encoding PAS domain S-box-containing protein (product_source=TIGR00229; cath_funfam=1.10.287.130,3.30.450.20,3.30.565.10; cog=COG0642; pfam=PF00512,PF02518,PF08447,PF08448; smart=SM00086,SM00091,SM00387,SM00388; superfamily=47384,55785,55874; tigrfam=TIGR00229; transmembrane_helix_parts=Inside_1_31,TMhelix_32_51,Outside_52_75,TMhelix_76_95,Inside_96_101,TMhelix_102_124,Outside_125_633), with amino-acid sequence MFTDMLQARRDMRTEQHVGDAATSPTRVTSRALAVICAAIAIAVFILDTMTPAENVLAVLYVGVVLLSTRFLQKRGVVLVSLGLMALTVLSHLLLKGDNSPGIASSNLLLSLTVIGVTAFLAVQSQSREMVLREQAGLLDLTHDTVFVRDMNDAIIYWNRGAEELYGWKKGEALGKITHELMQTIFPMPLEDIMAELLRTGRWEGELVHTKKDGTQAVVASRWSVQRDASGQPVAILETNNDITERKHAEDALRRSDAYLAEAQKLSLTGSFGWKVSSGELYWSEESFRILGYDRTTKPSLELLIQRTHPTDIARVRQLMDRASCDGNDWEIEHQLLLPNGAVKSVHVVARAVRDESGKVEFVGAIMDVSEAKRAEQKLRQAEAELAHITRITTLGELTASIAHEVNQPITGVVTNAAAALRWLGAEPPNLDEVREMLGRIVKDGGRAGDVIHRIRALIKKAPPRMAPLDINETVRDVVALTRSELLKHNVSLQTELAANLPLIEGDRIQLQQVILNLILNAVEAMSDVNEGTREVQISTAREGLSSVRVTVRDFGPGLDPQSADHLFEAFYTTKPDGLGMGLPICRSIIEAHGGRLWVSANTPRGAVFQFTLAPEGNDAFAAEEFKAQGGLS
- a CDS encoding FixJ family two-component response regulator (product_source=COG4566; cath_funfam=1.10.10.10,3.40.50.2300; cog=COG4566; pfam=PF00072,PF00196; smart=SM00421,SM00448; superfamily=52172), coding for MAGRQTSARDLAGAEEPIVFIIDDDASVRDALGNLFRSVGLRVELFGSAPEFLQSKLPDVASCLVLDVRLPRLSGLDFQADLVKAGIHIPIIFITGHGDIPMTVKAMKAGAIDFLTKPFRDQDMLDAVATAIKRDRKRRIDAKALSDLQAVLATLTPRERDVLALVAAGFMNKQIAAQIGIAEITVKIHRGQVMKKMGAKSLADLVRMAEMLGIHRPKP